A stretch of Aerococcus christensenii DNA encodes these proteins:
- a CDS encoding RelA/SpoT family protein encodes MTELKNKSKEDVIKQCRTYMPEDKVALIEKAANFAERAHEGQWRKSGEPYFIHPTQVAAILSDLHMDPDTVATGFLHDVVEDTGISLDDIAYFFSDTIATLVDGVTKLGKVKYRSKEEQLAENHQKLLLAMANDLRVIVVKLADRLHNMRTLKWHRPEKQVSISQETLDIYAPLADRLGMSQIKWELEDTCLHFINPEAYYQIVHLMNTKREKREAYIAVTIKDLRKYVDPLIDGEYEIYGRPKHLYSIYRKMHDQKKDFEEIYDLLAIRVVVPTIKDCYAVLGAAHTNWKPLPGRFKDYIAMPKANGYQSLHTTVLGEYGQPVEIQIRTFEMHQVAEYGVAAHWAYKKGVTDKIETDELDKQLQWFHQIEDLQDDADDATHFVESVKEDFFKNNVYVFTPRGEVNELPAGATPLDFAYQIHTEVGNKTVGAKVNSKIVPLNHRLKTGDIVEVLTSKNSTGPSRDWVNFVVTNRAKNKIRRHFKLLDRDENIERGRRAVLEAVSHLDCQFSELFNKEMQAECLNRFNFSSVEDMFAAVGFGELSASAIANKITEKVRKLRAKEEHEAKLEDFLAEEEERQATGKPSKIKRMAIQHHDGVLVEGNNNVLFRLAHCCNPLPGDEIIGFITMGRGVTVHRRDCMNLREMNEEQKQRFLEVYWEETSPSASRASYTVEIVIEGYDRNGLLTDVLQVVTPLVSKISNVNGNVNHKTNHLKVRIRIEIQSLDQLEKIMDRIKNVPDVYEVKRA; translated from the coding sequence ATGACTGAATTAAAAAATAAAAGTAAGGAAGATGTGATTAAACAATGCCGAACTTACATGCCTGAAGATAAGGTGGCACTGATTGAAAAAGCAGCAAATTTTGCAGAACGGGCGCATGAAGGACAATGGCGAAAATCAGGAGAACCTTATTTTATTCATCCGACACAAGTCGCTGCGATTTTATCAGACTTGCATATGGATCCTGACACGGTTGCAACAGGCTTTTTGCATGATGTGGTAGAAGATACCGGGATTTCATTAGACGATATTGCTTATTTCTTTTCAGATACGATCGCTACCTTAGTGGATGGAGTAACCAAATTAGGAAAGGTAAAATATCGGTCTAAGGAAGAACAATTGGCTGAAAATCATCAAAAATTGTTATTAGCGATGGCCAATGATTTACGGGTAATTGTTGTGAAATTAGCGGATAGATTACATAACATGCGTACGCTGAAGTGGCATCGACCAGAAAAACAAGTCTCTATTTCTCAAGAAACATTAGATATCTATGCGCCTTTAGCGGATCGATTAGGGATGAGTCAGATTAAATGGGAGTTAGAAGACACTTGCTTACATTTTATTAATCCAGAGGCTTACTATCAGATTGTTCACTTGATGAATACCAAGCGAGAAAAAAGAGAAGCCTATATTGCAGTGACTATAAAAGACCTCAGAAAGTATGTCGATCCTTTAATTGATGGAGAGTATGAAATCTACGGTCGACCGAAACATCTCTACTCCATTTATCGGAAAATGCACGATCAAAAGAAAGATTTTGAAGAGATCTATGATTTATTGGCCATTCGGGTGGTAGTTCCGACGATTAAGGATTGCTATGCTGTATTGGGAGCTGCACATACTAATTGGAAACCTCTACCGGGGCGCTTTAAGGATTATATTGCTATGCCTAAGGCAAACGGCTATCAATCTTTACATACGACAGTTCTTGGAGAGTATGGTCAGCCTGTTGAAATTCAGATTCGAACTTTTGAAATGCACCAAGTGGCGGAATACGGAGTAGCTGCGCATTGGGCCTATAAAAAAGGAGTAACAGATAAGATTGAAACCGATGAATTAGACAAGCAATTGCAATGGTTTCATCAAATTGAAGACTTACAAGATGACGCAGATGATGCTACGCATTTTGTAGAAAGTGTTAAAGAAGATTTCTTCAAAAATAATGTCTATGTTTTTACGCCTCGTGGGGAAGTTAACGAATTACCTGCTGGAGCGACGCCCTTAGATTTTGCTTATCAAATTCATACGGAAGTCGGAAATAAAACTGTAGGTGCTAAAGTTAATAGCAAGATCGTTCCATTGAATCACCGCCTTAAAACGGGAGATATCGTAGAAGTTTTAACATCCAAAAATTCGACTGGTCCAAGCCGTGATTGGGTCAATTTTGTGGTGACTAATCGGGCAAAGAATAAAATTCGCAGGCATTTTAAGTTACTAGATCGAGATGAAAATATAGAAAGAGGCCGGCGAGCGGTTCTTGAAGCGGTGAGTCATTTGGATTGTCAATTCAGTGAGCTTTTCAATAAGGAAATGCAGGCAGAATGTTTGAATCGCTTTAATTTTTCGAGTGTAGAGGATATGTTTGCGGCCGTGGGATTTGGCGAACTTTCTGCTTCCGCAATCGCCAATAAAATTACAGAAAAAGTTCGAAAATTAAGAGCAAAAGAAGAACATGAAGCCAAATTAGAAGACTTTTTAGCAGAAGAGGAAGAGCGCCAAGCAACAGGAAAACCAAGTAAGATTAAACGAATGGCTATTCAACATCATGACGGGGTCCTTGTAGAAGGAAATAATAATGTCCTTTTCCGCTTAGCGCATTGCTGTAATCCGCTACCTGGAGATGAAATTATTGGTTTTATTACGATGGGAAGAGGAGTTACCGTTCATCGTCGAGATTGCATGAATTTAAGGGAAATGAATGAAGAACAAAAACAACGCTTTTTAGAAGTTTATTGGGAAGAGACTTCTCCATCTGCATCCAGAGCATCCTATACGGTGGAAATAGTCATTGAAGGGTATGATCGAAACGGCTTATTGACAGATGTTTTACAAGTGGTAACCCCTCTTGTTTCTAAAATTTCGAATGTGAATGGGAATGTTAACCATAAAACGAATCATTTAAAAGTAAGAATTCGAATAGAGATTCAAAGTTTAGACCAGTTGGAAAAAATTATGGATCGGATCAAGAATGTGCCTGATGTTTATGAAGTCAAACGAGCCTAA
- the prmA gene encoding 50S ribosomal protein L11 methyltransferase — MDWYELTVEVTQLMTSELVSEVLLGQGSSGVTIQDVKDFEELKEDLGVMKGKVEEQAYGPYPLVKGYFSGDEEEEALIFRIQQALMKVWPDQKEISIQVKRMKDDSWEKEWQKYYQPIRLNHWLKIVPIWKKEDSQEEQGVIYMDPGMAFGTGAHPTTQMAVHLLGIGMKEGDEVMDVGTGSGILAIVAQKLGASRVVAYEYDESILSTTRENLSLNKGTEEITVIANDKLNGVEDQVDVITANILADILLPLIPQAYTNLKEDGVFILSGIYKDQKEKLVEALQENDFYLPIIMQEGEWFGILAKKGRTHRTKDSL, encoded by the coding sequence ATGGATTGGTATGAATTAACAGTTGAAGTCACTCAGTTAATGACGAGCGAATTAGTTTCTGAAGTCCTTTTAGGTCAAGGGTCTTCAGGGGTAACTATTCAAGATGTTAAAGATTTTGAAGAACTAAAAGAAGATTTGGGTGTGATGAAAGGGAAAGTGGAAGAACAGGCCTATGGACCCTATCCTCTAGTGAAAGGTTATTTTTCAGGAGATGAAGAGGAAGAAGCCCTTATCTTCCGTATCCAACAAGCTCTTATGAAAGTTTGGCCTGATCAAAAGGAGATTTCTATTCAGGTTAAGCGTATGAAAGATGACTCTTGGGAAAAAGAATGGCAGAAATATTATCAGCCTATTCGGTTGAATCATTGGTTAAAAATTGTCCCTATCTGGAAAAAAGAAGATAGTCAAGAAGAACAAGGGGTTATTTATATGGATCCTGGCATGGCTTTTGGAACAGGCGCTCATCCCACAACACAAATGGCTGTTCATTTGTTAGGTATTGGGATGAAAGAGGGAGATGAGGTGATGGATGTAGGGACCGGCTCAGGGATTTTAGCCATTGTTGCTCAGAAATTAGGAGCTAGTCGAGTGGTAGCTTATGAGTATGATGAATCTATTTTATCAACAACTCGGGAGAACCTATCACTCAATAAAGGAACCGAAGAGATCACAGTCATTGCCAATGATAAATTAAATGGGGTCGAGGACCAAGTAGATGTGATTACAGCAAATATTTTAGCGGATATTTTACTCCCTTTAATTCCTCAAGCCTATACGAATCTTAAAGAGGATGGCGTTTTTATTCTGTCAGGTATTTACAAAGACCAAAAAGAAAAGTTGGTGGAAGCTTTGCAAGAAAATGATTTTTATCTACCGATTATTATGCAAGAAGGCGAATGGTTTGGCATTTTAGCGAAAAAGGGACGAACCCATCGCACAAAGGATAGCCTGTAA